In the genome of Halobacterium noricense, one region contains:
- a CDS encoding DUF7115 domain-containing protein has translation MNVPALVQSSLGDEDVAAHVPLKGEDAVFVTPTRTLVYTADGLLSDESVDEFPHDAEGIEVSEGRRKAKVTLDYGLDGEESFSVPSGKLDDVLHPIIAGVLNAADVTQPGETVKRTYRFSELTLVATSDRVVKHVGAAVWGPDYEQIGYDSVTGIDAEEGNVSSQLVLETTARTQRIKAPNEQFRDVRETVEEAVYAFHDAANAAEFERMNVDEDAGAATEEVSFDSGVEPIDTSGVGEDDEAAADEAEPSAEASAAGAGAEAGDAASATGEPAERADVNDDEFASSGFQTAASKVEPPVDPEELNAELDDLEDTVEELADALAEQRELAERQREALDAQQTVIEAQRDRLAALRDLVDEE, from the coding sequence ATGAACGTACCTGCGCTCGTCCAGTCCTCGCTCGGGGACGAGGACGTCGCCGCGCACGTGCCGCTGAAGGGGGAGGACGCGGTGTTCGTCACGCCGACGCGGACGCTCGTCTACACGGCCGACGGCCTGCTGAGCGACGAGAGCGTCGACGAGTTCCCGCACGACGCCGAGGGCATCGAGGTCAGCGAGGGCCGCCGGAAGGCGAAGGTCACGCTGGACTACGGGCTGGACGGCGAGGAGTCGTTCTCGGTGCCGTCGGGGAAACTCGACGACGTCCTGCACCCGATTATCGCGGGCGTGCTGAACGCCGCCGACGTCACTCAGCCCGGGGAGACGGTCAAGCGCACGTACCGGTTCAGCGAACTCACGCTCGTCGCGACCAGCGACCGCGTCGTGAAACACGTCGGCGCGGCCGTCTGGGGCCCCGACTACGAGCAAATCGGCTACGACTCGGTGACGGGCATCGACGCCGAGGAGGGCAACGTCTCCAGCCAGCTCGTCCTCGAAACGACCGCGCGAACCCAGCGCATCAAGGCACCCAACGAGCAGTTCCGGGACGTCCGCGAGACCGTCGAGGAGGCCGTCTACGCGTTCCACGACGCGGCCAACGCTGCGGAGTTCGAGCGCATGAACGTCGACGAGGACGCGGGCGCAGCCACCGAGGAAGTCTCGTTCGACAGCGGCGTCGAGCCAATCGACACGAGCGGTGTCGGCGAGGACGACGAGGCAGCCGCCGACGAAGCCGAGCCGAGCGCGGAAGCGAGCGCCGCGGGCGCAGGTGCGGAAGCGGGTGACGCGGCGAGCGCGACCGGCGAACCCGCCGAGCGCGCGGACGTGAACGACGACGAGTTCGCGTCCAGCGGCTTCCAGACGGCCGCGTCGAAGGTCGAGCCGCCGGTCGACCCGGAGGAATTGAACGCCGAACTGGACGACCTCGAAGACACCGTCGAGGAACTGGCCGACGCGCTCGCCGAACAGCGTGAGCTCGCCGAACGCCAGCGCGAAGCGCTCGACGCCCAGCAG
- a CDS encoding aldo/keto reductase, with product MGLDAVSLGRTGLRVSEVAFGTWRFGRENDAGEVEVGRERAHELLDAYADAGGRFVDTADMYGSGRAEQHIGEWLAGRDRDEYVVASKIYWPTREGPNGRGLNRKHLRNNVDAILDRLDTDYLDVLYIHRWDDRTPAREFMRTLDEFVRDGKVHYLGASTFGPNAWKVAKANEIARREGYEPFTVVQPRYNAVNREIEATYLDMCRDYDLGVVPWSPLAGGFLTGKYTRGEAPPEGTRGATDQQFVDSYLTAENFDALEEVEAVADEVGATPAQVSLAWLLHHEQVVAPITGARTPDQLRENLAAADLTLSADQFDRIARAK from the coding sequence ATGGGTCTCGACGCTGTTTCGCTCGGCCGCACCGGCCTCCGCGTCTCCGAGGTCGCGTTCGGGACGTGGCGGTTCGGCCGCGAGAACGACGCCGGCGAGGTCGAAGTCGGCCGCGAACGCGCACACGAACTTCTCGACGCGTACGCCGACGCCGGCGGCCGTTTCGTCGACACCGCAGACATGTACGGCAGCGGCCGCGCCGAACAGCACATCGGCGAGTGGCTCGCCGGCCGCGACCGCGACGAGTACGTCGTCGCCTCCAAAATCTACTGGCCCACCCGCGAGGGGCCAAACGGGCGCGGACTCAACCGCAAACACCTCCGGAACAACGTCGACGCGATTCTCGACCGCCTCGACACCGACTACCTGGACGTCCTCTACATCCACCGCTGGGACGACCGGACGCCCGCCCGCGAGTTCATGCGCACGCTCGACGAGTTCGTCCGCGACGGCAAAGTCCACTATCTCGGCGCGTCCACGTTCGGGCCGAACGCGTGGAAGGTCGCCAAGGCCAACGAAATCGCACGCCGGGAGGGGTACGAGCCGTTCACGGTCGTCCAGCCGCGGTACAACGCCGTCAACCGCGAAATCGAGGCGACCTACCTCGACATGTGCCGGGACTACGACCTCGGCGTCGTGCCGTGGTCGCCGCTGGCCGGCGGCTTCCTCACGGGGAAGTACACGCGCGGCGAGGCACCACCCGAGGGGACGCGGGGCGCGACCGACCAGCAGTTCGTGGACTCGTACCTCACGGCGGAGAATTTCGACGCGCTCGAAGAAGTCGAGGCCGTCGCCGACGAAGTCGGTGCGACCCCCGCACAGGTGTCGCTGGCGTGGCTGCTCCACCACGAGCAGGTCGTCGCGCCGATTACGGGCGCTCGCACGCCCGACCAGCTCCGCGAGAACCTCGCTGCCGCGGACCTCACGCTGAGTGCCGACCAGTTCGACCGCATCGCCCGCGCGAAGTAG